TGTATTGTGTTGCACAAGTTCTTCTGTTTTGTCTTGAAGATAATAGTCTTATATAAATATAGCGTAAATATAGCTGTTATCCAACATATACTCACCGAGCCCTTTATTAGGATCTTTGActtgttatgcattctgagatgttattctgctcaccacagttgtacagagtggttatctgagttaccatagcctttctgttagctcgaaccagtctggccattctcctttggCCTCTCTCTTCAACAATGAGTTtcagtctgcagaactgccactcgctggatgtttttttgtttttcgctccatatacactctagagactgttgtgtgtgaaaatcccaggagatcagcagttacagaaatactcaaaccagcccatctggcaccaacaatagtgccacggtctaaatcactgagattacattttttccccattctgatggttgatgtgaacattaactgaagctcctgaccagtatctgcatgattttatgcattgcactgctgcaccatgattggctgattagataatcgcatgaataagtaggtgcacaggtgttcctaataaagtagcCTGTGAGTGTATAGAGAATGAATATTTTTGCtcctaatataattttttattcttcttATTTAAAGGGTGTGATAGGTGCATTAACATGATGCAAGGGAACTCCAGATGCATTTTCTCAAGTTGAAGGATGTGCAGTGTCCTGACTAAATACTATATGACTAAAGTAGTGCTTGTGCTTTATCTGAACTGCTGAAAAGATCATCTGTTTGTTCTGACAAGGCCCGCACGATGAATCTGCTGATCACAGATGTCAGTAACATTCTGACAGCACAAGACCACAGGTAAGCATTTGTCATATTACGTACtaatacaattatataaataaaacttttacatttcattacaaatttcaaaaagtgtttttggacatttgtaaaattaattcatatgtacaatttttaaataaagattaTTTATCATCTAACTTTTGGTCTTGTTTTCAATCACACTGAGAATGAATAGATCTAGTGATTCTTCTCTTTTACATAAAATACTGCAACCATAGCATTCCATCTGAAAAGCAGCTACATTTTGAACAAATAATCATATGGCACCATATACTCTGTGCATTCACATAATACATACAgcagaatacaaaaaatattctCACTCCAAACTACAGCTGAGTCCTTGCATCGATAATTCTTTGGTACAcacatgtatgtacagtatatgtcatTTGAGCTGCCATCCACCACACCCTATTTATATATGAATAATCAAGCCTGAATGTTGCAATAAAATAGCGCACTAGATGACAGTATTGGTATTCATGTCTGCACTGTGTTACTGTTTTCCCTGATACTCGAATGTGTTAGAAAGCACACGTTTTTCTAATGGTTGTTacaagtcttaaaaaaaaaagcattctataatgtggttctatcATTAAAGCACCaattaatacatcattttattagttcttttttttttttttttttttgtattttaacgttttggTTATGGTTTGAGATACAGAACTGTCAAGTAGCATAAAAAATACAGGATTTCACAGCACCAGGGTGGTACAGACATTTCTGATACAACTTTCAATgcaatgacaaaaataattttaatcatGATAGCTTTTTGTTAGCGTGGTATTTAAAACAACACTGGTGATCTTTGTAATTATCCAGATTATGGACACCTATTTTAAACGTACATTATTATGTATAATGTCAGGGTAAAACAAACTGCATCCAAAACAAAGTTTCAACAGTTATAACCATCATTATATAGACATTAagatgtgtacagtatatataaatattgaaCATGTTAACAGTTATATTGATTATATGCTTTATATATTATATCAAGTAATggaaacataaatgtaaaacatacagtatatatatatatttgatccTGTAATGCAAATCAAAACATGTTGTAGttgtaataattaaacaaaaatcccTCTTATTAATCTCAAGTGTGGGAAATGTAAGCAATAATAAAAGAATTACAAAGTTTAGGAATTTATATATCATCTTTCTTGTTAGATCAATCATCATTTTATGGCAAGAACACATTGCATTAAGGCACAAAGTTTCAGAGTAGAAATCCAAATCCTGTAATGCTTCAATCAGAGGAAAGAGCTTCTAGTACAGCCTGTGGCACTCTGCTTAAATAATACTGATGATCCCTTAGCGTCGCCAGCACCCCAGCAGAATTCATGTGCTTCACATCTGCATTATATCTATATGCATTACCATGCATGTCTGTGAGTTTACCTGCAGGTGAAAAAGAACAGCTTTACACTGATACACACTACcagttaaatgaaaaaaatatatatatttacaaaaaatgtatttatgtttatGGATGAGTTGGACCACTAGTGaagcaaaagcagccaacaattGTCCAGCATAGAACTCCCTAAATACTGttcaaaaagcatcccaggagGATACTTTATGAAGTTGGTTGTGAGAATGCCCAAAGTGTTCAGAATTCTAGACAAAGCATGTCttctttgaagaagctaaaataagAATGCTTAGATTTTCCtaagaatttttcattacattcaattgtgttatttcataatttttttttactttactttcaTTTCATTCTAAAATGTGGATAACTTTTAACTTGTAGCGTATTTAGCTTTACTCATTTTTAGGAACATTTTTAAGAAAGGGGATGTGTTAGAAATGACGGTCACCTCCAACTGCATGCAGAATTGCCTCAGGTGCACAAGTGTCCCACTTCTTACAGCCCGGACTGGCGAAGACATAAGCAGAGGCCTTTCCTTCCACTAACTGGATAATCTGCCAGAAAAAGGATGTGATTAGTTCCATTATTATCACAATCTGAATTCTCACTGAATGAAGGTAAATGACTCCCTCACCTTATTCCCAGCTCCTCCCACTCTGATGACATCATGAGGCTCCATAGCTTGGATTGTGTCGGTAACTAGTTTATTGCTATGGGACCGTGTGGTGGTGATGATTCTTTTACCATCTGGGACCTCCTGGAGTTGGAACCCAAATGCGCCCAAACCCAATACTCCCCATAATGTCCTGCCCAAAGAAGCACCAGCCCCCAACTGAGTAAGCACAGAAAATAGAGGAGGTTAAACAAACACAGCCTTTTCCACATACACTGAAGCATGTGTGACTGAAGGACAAGATGGACCTGGTAGTTGTAGAAGGGTTGATTGATGACTCCAGCAATGGCTTTCCCACCATAAGCAATGCCTATTAGCACTGTCACATGGTCCAGGAGTCCTACAATAAAACACCCATTCAAATGacataaataaaaagataaaaaacacATATGCAGAGTGTTTATTAGCCAACCCCAACATTAAAACAtcgaccacgtttacatgcatttaagaaaacggtttattccaggggttttgcagaaagcggatCTCTGAAACGTCTTGTAAACGAGAATGCCGATTTCATTACActgcttaagggattaagagaaagctgtttaaaacACCTGGGTTTCTCCAGGCGAATGCGGCTTATTGTGaccatgtaaacgcataagcgccgttctgatgggtgtttgaagagtgcgcatgtgtggaACGGCAGGATTACAGACGTCATGGGATGAAGCCTACCAACATGTCAACAGCGAAAAGAATTACACATTTCTGgtagtacagtgggaaaagcacatacacaacGTATAAACTAAACCCTTGTATACACACTGATGTAAAATATCAACTCTCCCTTGCGTTTGCTTATATGCGCTCATACATTgtgggaatcccagagttttacgtgAGAGGGAAACCTCGCCATTGCAGCGCAGTTCTGCTGCAGGTCACGATATTAAGTTATTGAAACAAGCACAGCAACAACTCTAATATCTGGGAATAAAGCGAAGCGACAGGGAATAAAATAGCGAAGTcatcctcagatgccatgtttgttatttgcaCAAGCGTTgtggggaaattacattgctgaggagaaagctgcttactgaaggAGACACATGTATTCGGGAGTAATGAGAAAGCTGGTAGCACAGCTTATGTAAACGCATACACTGATTTCaagccttaagcagctttctcataATAAACGGCGttttggtgtccatgtaaatgtagtcataAGCAGCAGcatctctacattaggggcaagtggggctaaGCCCCGCCAGAGGTGATGACgttgtgcaaattgcatggcatcatcttaagtttattttaagaaataatatattttcgtaacttaaacatgttttgtgtccattatacaagaaaaaagtaCATATTCTTttgataaaattgtattattattaaggtatgttgCGTAAAAGCAATTTAATCAATCTAATTTGTTATGCGTGGGGCTAGCCCTTCATCATCAATGTTAATCAACGGAGATCTGGAGAACGTCATGCGCATGTGCAACGAGCGTTCAATAATGGCCTGAGGGGCTAGTATGCCTTTGCTcctgagccaatcaaaagctttgatcatatttatgtcaaACTGTTGACATGAGCATCGGAAGTTACCAGGTGCAGAGTAGACCTGCGTAGTGATcttcattggtaagttttaaacagtagtgtagtctagggcatatgcaggcatacACTGTATGCcaacctatctttcttaggattttgcgtatgcccatcTGAAATAactgatgatacgtatggccgccagaacaacgagtagtcttttgacacggaactttttcaatctactgaTGCGATGCCgataatattttccatttcagtaaggggtggGACATTACCAGCATCTGATACACAAACATCTCTGGAATAACCATAATgtgcattgtaaatgcaattaaactgtgaaaatactgcatgttattgcaccccctGCTAGTTGTTGATGCTCTTTTTTtgtgtgccttttactgctgtctgtggtgcctttttctcatggtATCAAATCATTTCTATTTCCATTTCTAAGTAGAAAAACAATttccccccatcctgtgcacatgcaagaaccacccccttttgctgattggctggagtagtgttgtgtggatcggtccgatcAACTttatttttgtcccatttacagagccagtgctgtgtacaaatactagattttttttcaaccCACCCACAGAatagacagctagcagactgtgaggagatatttgcagaatttgacaaaaagtgtattagattagaattactgagtgcacctttaatgtgaacattactacactcatattagctacaatgcttaacagtttattgcatattatttaAACTCAGTTATGAGTTTATTCgttagagtaataataaagtattaccaattttcatagtagcctaataagaggaacattaatgacacctattaatttaaatacatatttatcatcaagttaccataccattgttcttagcagtgtactgtacaccatgccagcaagaaacttaccctgatatacattttgtatgtttatgtgggactataattacaacagaatttttttttattttaatggaaaaaaaaaatcttacacattttacatatgtactgtctCTTCAGACACAACTACACCACTggttttaaaagctaattttattctaatgtGCTGCTGGTTGGATTAGATTCAGCGCACCACtcatcatttcaatgaattgtatgccattgcgTTGAGGTGTTATGTAGTTGGTGCACTGGTTTGTATTAGAATACAATGACTGTTAATATTGGGAGTCTGTCGTTTTGATTAggttttgttatgctgttcattcgagttagtgagataatatgcacacccTTTGACGATTTGCCTATTTGTGATTTACTTTCAcggtcacttgagctttttgacgtggatgtgcacgtcttagtggtgttttgtgctgagatgaAGTTAATAGggatgtttgtgtggcatcatgtttAGAGGTTACGCTAGAAAAAAGTCTTTATTCGTCActctgtaaaatttctgtcatgatctatttttatcagtcatacttattttcattttataagtactagaTCATTGAGGGACGCAGCATTCAATATAATGGCACAAACATGATATCCCCTTGTTTGAGTCcggtgaaaccaatgagttctagtgtgaaacttctacctgtcaatcaaccactgcgcttacacaaggtttttaaactttgccggttaaagtgcatacacacatgcacaagttcacagaacttcatagtccctgatgtgaacataaagtgtaacatgagaagcacatctgtgaagctcagttaacacagttactacacaaaaataattgacaattctgctctaaacgtgaTATTTGCGCTTATTAAATGCATGCACAATTGCCTGAAATTatgtgctgttttttgttttcgttTTGTTATTATGCAATTTGAGCTTTATTATCATACATTAACACACTGAaataatgactgatgtatgcagtcatgaaatcagataccctctactcaaaatctaaacacaaaagagatgcacaataccaggtgtaaatgatgatggcGCCAGTTAATACGAATCTAATGCAcatattaataccagggaataaacagtGCACATGCACAGTGGGaatgtgagggacaaagagtgaagtcaaaactgatgcactatgttcaaatgtttttcttttttatctgtcaaaatgacggacagaattttgaattatttgtcaatgtttcaaagattggtcaaataattgattattaagtgattgtttgtgcaccacactaaataatgaccgTGAGATGCCACTGGTCGTAAGCTCTACTTTTGAACCCCTAAATactcttgtattttcttttttttttttgattgactGCCTAATATCTGCCTAACGGTATGTGTCCACTGGCGCGTGGTGAGCGGAGGTGAGCAAGCATTTTCAAGTCATTCCTATGCAGTGTACTCACACATAGTAAAGatgtattaatgttgtattcttgagttgtacagttgttttgatgatgtttagttgaaaaagCATATGTTGGTTTAATAAATTaaccaccaagttgtattgagcagttatgagtaataggaaattactagtaattctcataTTATacgttaatataatttttttattatatttaaatacagtTTCACAGAAATATTGATACAAAaatatgtcttcacatgtatcacactggatttgatgtagttaatgtatacagcgcatccggaaagtattcacagcgcttcactttttccacattttgttatgttacagccttattccaaaatggataaaattcattattttcctcaaaattctacaaacaataccccataatgacaatgtgaaagaagtttgtttgaatattaacaaatgtatttaaaaaaaaaaaaatatcacatgtacataagtattcacagcctttgctcaatactttgttgaagcacctttggcaccaattacagcctcaagtctttttgagtatgatgctacaagcttggcacacctatttttgggaagcttctcccattcttccttgcaggacctctcaagctccatcaggttggatggggagcgtcggtgcacagccattttcaaatctctccagagatgttcaatcgggttcaagtccgggctctggctgggccactcgagGACATTCACAGatttgtcccggagccactcctttgttatcttgactgtgtgcttagggtcgttgtcctgttggaagattaaCCTTtgtcccagtctgaggtccagagtgctctggagcaggttttcatcaaggatgtctctgtacattgctgcattcatctttccctcgatcctgactagtctcccagttcctgccgctgaaaaacatccccacagcatgatactgccaccaccaggcttcactgtagggatggtattggccaggtgatgagcggtgcctggtttcctccagacatgacacttgccattcaggccaaagagttcaatctttgtttctcatggtctgagagtccttcaggtgccttttggcaaactccaggcaggctgtcatgtgtattttactgaggagtggcttccgtctggccactctaccatacaggcctgattggtggagtgctgcagagatggttgttcttctggaaggttctcctctctccacagagaaaagctggagctctgtcagagtgaccatcgggttcttggtcacctccctgactaaggcccttctcccccgatcgctcagtttggccaggcggccagctctaggaagagtcctggtggttccaaacttcttccatttacggatgatggaggccactgtgctcattgggaccttcaatgctgcagaaatttttctgtacccttccccagatctgtgcctcgatacaatcctgtctcggaggtctacagacaattccttggacttcatggcttggtttgtgctctgacatgcactgttaactgtgggaccttatatagacaggtgtgtgcctttccaaatcatgtccaatcaactgaatttatcacaggtggactccaatcaagttgtagaaacatctcaaggatgatcagtggaaacaggatgcacctgagctcaattttgagtgtcatagcaaaggctgtgaatacctatgtacatatgattttttttcgttttttatttttaataaatttgcaaagatttcaaacaaacttctttcatgttgtcattatggggtattgtttgtagaattttgaggaaaataatgaattattccattatggaataaggctgtaacataacaaaaagtggaaaaagtgaagcgctgtgaatactttccggatgcactgtattttgaaatgtcaaatcattttaacattttattatttctaaaaaaaaaaaaaatggcatattaattaataacttttatatttagcagttaacatgccaaaaatataaatctttttacaTGCATGAACAGTTAAGAAGATATTCATGacttacaatatattttttaatgaaaaccattggattatgaatgatttataagctttaATTTCACCTGGACAAAATTGACCTGCCAAAGCAAAAGGTGTGCTGACAGTAATCACGTATATATATGATGATTATATTGACCGTGAACTGAAAACAATCATAGGCTGAGTTCGAAATGGCACACGACACActgctcttactatttctgccatagactgatgTGGCAGAAACATGAAAAGTAGTATGGGTAACAACACACATTCACAGTAACACGCCCCATGCGGCAGCTCTCTGGCATGGTGAACAGGGTTGAGTTGATTTTTCTCGCGCCAGTGGACACATGCCATTATCTAGTCTAGGTTCTAGGCAAGGCACTTGATATCTCAAATTAGCCTAACATGAAAGACATCAAAACACACATTAACAACATTAAATCACCGTACGAGTAGGGGTTCTGTGGTGATGCACTGGCTTCTGTATGTAAACTGGGTGGTACAAAACCCTTGCAGCTACGGCAGAGACAGGAGAGGAAAGGAAGTGAGAGAGACGGAGACAGAGAGAGCAGATCACTGTATGACAGCACCAGGAGTGTTAGGCATATAGGTCAGATTGATGAAAGATTTATCATTGTGTTGTTGCGGTGGGCATGCATGAAACACATTGTCCTAACTAAGCATGACAAGTTTCAAGCATCAGGTAATTTGTTCTGTCCTCACTGAAACTGAAATTCTACGTAAGTGACAAAaataacagccaatcagaagacagtgTTTACAGGAGAGCTATGTCTGATTATGTATGACTTTGGACTATTGAGATTCCACTATGGGTGGGACTACCTGGTGTGACGTGATGAAAACAGAAACTAAACTGATCAAATGTCACGTGTGAAACTCTTGATGTTTTtggctgattaggacaaaaaCTAGGTTAAAGAAACTACGTACAAGATTGGAATATTTTGCTTGATGGTGCTATATCAAGTCTGGTTAGGACACGTGACGTGAGGAGTAATGGTGATGAGCTGAAAGCTTTGTCTGCTCACCTTCAGTATATTCTTTAGTGCCATCAAGAGGGTCCACCCACACAACCAGCTGAGAAATTAAGATGAAACATTT
The nucleotide sequence above comes from Myxocyprinus asiaticus isolate MX2 ecotype Aquarium Trade chromosome 25, UBuf_Myxa_2, whole genome shotgun sequence. Encoded proteins:
- the LOC127416250 gene encoding 3'(2'),5'-bisphosphate nucleotidase 1-like isoform X1, giving the protein MASSPAVLMRLVASSYAVAEQAGSVVRNVLQSGELGIVEKTGANDLQTLADRLVQKSICASLSRSFPKVTIIGEEDLPVEAVEENLIESGQNSVILQKSCPNQYASLKEEELVVWVDPLDGTKEYTEAARVLYHPVYIQKPVHHHRTPTRLLDHVTVLIGIAYGGKAIAGVINQPFYNYQLGAGASLGRTLWGVLGLGAFGFQLQEVPDGKRIITTTRSHSNKLVTDTIQAMEPHDVIRVGGAGNKIIQLVEGKASAYVFASPGCKKWDTCAPEAILHAVGGKLTDMHGNAYRYNADVKHMNSAGVLATLRDHQYYLSRVPQAVLEALSSD
- the LOC127416250 gene encoding 3'(2'),5'-bisphosphate nucleotidase 1-like isoform X2 encodes the protein MASSPAVLMRLVASSYAVAEQAGSVVRNVLQSGELGIVEKTGANDLQTLADRLVQKSICASLSRSFPKVTIIGEEDLPVEAVEENLIESGQNSVILQKSCPNQYASLKEEELVVWVDPLDGTKEYTEGLLDHVTVLIGIAYGGKAIAGVINQPFYNYQLGAGASLGRTLWGVLGLGAFGFQLQEVPDGKRIITTTRSHSNKLVTDTIQAMEPHDVIRVGGAGNKIIQLVEGKASAYVFASPGCKKWDTCAPEAILHAVGGKLTDMHGNAYRYNADVKHMNSAGVLATLRDHQYYLSRVPQAVLEALSSD